A genome region from Cognatishimia activa includes the following:
- a CDS encoding sulfite exporter TauE/SafE family protein yields the protein MQIYLPIAEVSVNAFLLLGLGGMVGVLSGMFGVGGGFLMTPLLFFIGIPPAVAVATEANQIVASSFSGVLAHFKRRTVDLKMGCVLLVGGLTGAALGVVIFNYLKSLGQVELLVQLCYVIFLGIIGSLMFVESLNALRRSSRNAAPVKRKNHTWVHGLPFKMRFRVSGLYISVIPPLLVGLLVGVLSAIMGVGGGFIMVPAMIYLLGMPTKVVIGTSLFQIIFVTAFTTLLHATTNYTVDMALAVLLLIGGVIGAQIGAVIGTRLKAEQLRILLAILVLVVCGKLAFDLLVMPSELFTLGVAGGH from the coding sequence ATGCAAATCTACCTGCCAATTGCTGAAGTCTCGGTGAACGCTTTCCTGCTGCTTGGATTGGGCGGCATGGTGGGTGTGCTTTCCGGAATGTTTGGCGTAGGCGGCGGCTTCTTGATGACGCCGCTTTTGTTTTTCATAGGCATCCCTCCGGCGGTGGCCGTGGCGACCGAAGCCAACCAGATCGTGGCCTCATCCTTCTCGGGCGTGCTGGCGCATTTCAAACGGCGCACGGTGGATTTGAAGATGGGCTGCGTGCTCTTGGTCGGAGGCCTCACCGGCGCGGCTTTGGGCGTGGTGATCTTCAACTATCTGAAATCGCTGGGGCAGGTCGAACTGCTGGTGCAGCTTTGCTATGTCATTTTCCTGGGCATCATCGGCAGCCTGATGTTTGTCGAGAGCCTGAACGCTCTGCGCCGCTCTAGTCGCAACGCGGCTCCGGTCAAACGCAAGAACCACACTTGGGTACATGGGCTGCCGTTTAAGATGCGGTTCCGTGTATCGGGGCTCTATATCTCAGTGATCCCGCCGCTACTGGTGGGCCTGCTGGTCGGCGTTTTGTCGGCGATCATGGGCGTCGGTGGCGGATTCATCATGGTGCCTGCGATGATCTATCTACTGGGTATGCCGACGAAAGTTGTGATCGGCACCTCGCTCTTTCAGATCATCTTCGTCACAGCCTTCACCACGCTGCTGCATGCCACCACGAACTACACGGTCGATATGGCTCTGGCGGTGCTTTTGCTGATCGGCGGCGTCATTGGAGCACAGATCGGCGCGGTCATCGGCACGCGCCTGAAGGCCGAGCAATTGCGCATCCTTCTGGCGATCCTCGTGCTGGTGGTTTGCGGCAAGCTGGCGTTTGACTTGCTGGTCATGCCCAGCGAGCTCTTCACCCTTGGCGTGGCAGGAGGTCACTGA
- a CDS encoding SDR family oxidoreductase: protein MKSILITGASSGIGKTTAEAFLEQGWTVGMIARRGEVLMDVAKRNKHAVALPVDVTDAAGMKAAVERFVSFTGRIDVLFNNAGTFGPSGEIDSVDLDEFDHVLNVNVRGMFIAAQLAYAQMKSQNPKGGRIINNGSLSAHSPRPGSVCYTTSKHAITGLTRSLALDGRAHDITTSQIDIGNARTEMVADLNARAQAENPDSEVMPSMDPQDAARLVLHMAELPAEANVQFMTVMASKMPFMGRG, encoded by the coding sequence ATGAAAAGCATCCTGATCACGGGCGCAAGCTCGGGCATTGGTAAGACCACGGCTGAAGCCTTTCTGGAACAGGGCTGGACCGTCGGCATGATCGCTCGGCGCGGCGAGGTTTTGATGGATGTCGCCAAGCGCAACAAACACGCGGTGGCATTGCCTGTGGATGTTACTGATGCTGCAGGCATGAAAGCGGCCGTTGAGCGGTTCGTCAGCTTCACGGGACGCATTGACGTTCTTTTCAACAACGCAGGCACCTTTGGTCCAAGCGGAGAAATCGATAGCGTCGATTTGGATGAGTTCGATCATGTGTTGAACGTCAATGTCCGCGGCATGTTCATTGCGGCCCAACTCGCCTATGCGCAGATGAAATCGCAAAATCCCAAGGGGGGGCGGATCATCAACAACGGCTCTCTCAGCGCCCACAGCCCGCGCCCGGGGTCGGTGTGCTACACGACCAGCAAACATGCTATCACAGGCCTAACGCGGAGCCTCGCTCTGGATGGTCGCGCGCATGACATCACCACCAGCCAGATCGACATCGGCAACGCCCGCACCGAGATGGTCGCTGACCTCAATGCCCGTGCTCAGGCGGAAAATCCGGATTCCGAGGTCATGCCCTCTATGGACCCGCAGGACGCCGCGCGTTTGGTGCTGCATATGGCAGAATTGCCCGCCGAGGCGAATGTGCAGTTCATGACGGTGATGGCCAGCAAGATGCCCTTTATGGGCCGAGGCTAA
- a CDS encoding ATP-dependent DNA helicase: MTTTALTLSSDQAEAYDQISTILKGAGVDLDESLLLPPQGGKLSVAAVMGKAGSGKTLLLAELVNALTEAGLKVVSGDFEGRKSKDARTLAVLAPTNKAASVLRNRGVPATTIHRILYSPVYDPEYEKIAEWLAENGERPQIEGLTDEALDRAHAFYQQNKSIPGALAAAGLRGSDFITGWKRRDDPLDVGLVDEASMLDDKQFEDLKEIFPTLIMFGDPAQLAPVNQSGSMVFDKLPEKAKFSLERIHRQDADNPILDLAHALADPALGFEDFERLVEEKSRQDDRVVYAQRVEVDLMARSPVLVWRNATRVRLINAFRMVQGAPEDMLLEGEPLICDGIELPMKHRKKRLDLEARGLIKGAQVVYLGPGRKPGFSRLHVMGAEDPQVSAASIVKIEKPDEEEPFIPYAARMGATFLHGAAVTIHKAQGSQWENVQVFAPDLFVAARMGRVEAGQPLWKRLAYVAITRAQERLYWVVRNRLAKPTEALRIDDLAVAPAPLTLEEQT, translated from the coding sequence ATGACCACGACGGCGCTCACGCTTTCTTCCGATCAGGCCGAGGCCTATGATCAGATATCGACCATTCTCAAGGGCGCGGGCGTCGACCTTGATGAGAGTCTGCTGCTGCCTCCGCAGGGCGGCAAACTTTCAGTTGCGGCCGTTATGGGAAAAGCCGGATCTGGCAAAACCCTGTTGCTGGCCGAGCTGGTGAACGCGCTGACCGAGGCAGGCCTCAAGGTCGTCTCTGGCGATTTCGAGGGCCGCAAAAGCAAAGACGCCCGCACCCTTGCGGTCCTCGCGCCGACCAACAAAGCCGCCAGCGTGTTGCGCAACCGCGGCGTGCCCGCGACCACCATTCACCGCATTCTCTACAGCCCGGTCTATGATCCCGAATACGAAAAGATCGCCGAGTGGCTGGCCGAAAATGGCGAACGCCCCCAGATCGAAGGCCTGACAGATGAGGCGCTGGATCGCGCCCATGCCTTCTATCAACAGAACAAATCCATTCCGGGGGCTTTGGCCGCTGCCGGATTGCGTGGATCTGACTTCATTACCGGCTGGAAGCGCCGCGATGATCCGCTGGATGTGGGGCTGGTCGACGAGGCCTCGATGCTGGACGACAAACAGTTCGAAGACCTCAAAGAGATCTTTCCGACCCTCATTATGTTCGGAGATCCCGCCCAGCTCGCCCCGGTCAATCAATCGGGCTCAATGGTTTTTGATAAGCTGCCCGAGAAGGCGAAATTTTCGTTGGAACGGATTCACCGTCAGGACGCGGATAACCCGATCCTCGATCTGGCCCATGCTTTGGCCGATCCCGCTCTAGGCTTTGAAGATTTCGAGCGACTGGTTGAGGAAAAATCCCGCCAAGACGACCGCGTGGTCTATGCCCAAAGGGTCGAGGTCGACCTGATGGCGCGTTCTCCGGTTCTGGTCTGGCGCAACGCCACGCGCGTGCGGTTGATCAACGCTTTCCGCATGGTGCAAGGCGCGCCTGAGGATATGTTGCTGGAAGGCGAGCCGTTGATTTGTGACGGCATTGAGCTGCCGATGAAACACCGCAAAAAGCGGCTGGATCTTGAGGCACGCGGCCTGATCAAGGGCGCGCAGGTTGTCTACCTCGGCCCGGGCCGCAAACCCGGGTTTTCGCGCCTGCATGTGATGGGGGCCGAGGATCCGCAGGTCTCAGCCGCTTCTATCGTGAAAATCGAAAAGCCTGACGAAGAAGAGCCCTTCATTCCCTATGCGGCCCGCATGGGCGCGACCTTTCTGCATGGGGCTGCTGTGACCATTCACAAGGCGCAGGGCTCGCAATGGGAAAACGTGCAAGTCTTTGCGCCAGACCTATTTGTGGCCGCCCGTATGGGGCGGGTTGAGGCTGGCCAACCTTTGTGGAAACGTCTTGCTTATGTTGCGATCACGCGGGCGCAGGAACGGCTCTACTGGGTCGTGAGGAACCGTTTGGCAAAACCTACAGAGGCCCTACGCATTGACGATCTGGCCGTGGCGCCAGCGCCACTGACTTTGGAGGAACAGACATGA
- a CDS encoding ABC transporter permease, producing the protein MDFVTILQVLDSTVRLAIPLLLACLAGLYSERAGIFDIGLEGKMLAAAMAAGAFAALSGNVWVGLLAGIGASLVMSALHGLASITFRGNQLISGVAINMLAAGITVLIAQDLFRQGGRTPSLSDGGRWDPISLPFSESLSGIPFFGQTYDELISGHSLLVYVAIAFVPLTWWVLYRTRFGLRLRAVGENPASVDTAGISVIRLRYTAVMICGVLCGVAGAYLATGLQAGFIKDMTAGRGFIALAALIFAKWRPWYALWACLLFGLLQAVAIRYQSIDLGGITIPVQFMEALPYILTVVILAGFVGRAIPPKAGGEPYVKER; encoded by the coding sequence ATGGATTTCGTGACCATTCTTCAGGTGCTCGATAGTACCGTTCGCTTGGCGATCCCACTTCTGTTGGCTTGTCTTGCGGGTCTCTATTCCGAGCGCGCGGGGATCTTTGACATCGGCCTAGAGGGCAAGATGTTGGCAGCGGCCATGGCGGCTGGCGCTTTCGCGGCGCTCAGCGGCAACGTCTGGGTCGGTCTGCTAGCAGGCATAGGTGCGTCTTTGGTGATGTCGGCTTTGCATGGCTTGGCCTCGATCACCTTCCGCGGCAATCAGCTGATTTCCGGTGTGGCGATCAATATGCTGGCGGCAGGGATCACGGTGCTGATCGCGCAGGATCTGTTCCGCCAAGGGGGACGCACGCCGTCGCTGAGTGATGGCGGACGTTGGGATCCGATCTCTCTGCCCTTCTCAGAAAGCCTGTCGGGCATTCCGTTCTTTGGTCAGACTTATGACGAGCTCATCTCGGGTCACAGCCTTTTGGTCTACGTCGCCATTGCCTTTGTGCCGCTGACGTGGTGGGTGCTCTATCGGACACGCTTTGGCCTGCGCCTGCGCGCGGTGGGGGAAAACCCTGCGTCCGTGGATACTGCCGGTATCTCGGTCATCCGCCTGCGCTATACGGCGGTGATGATCTGTGGCGTGCTTTGTGGTGTTGCGGGAGCCTATCTGGCGACAGGCCTGCAGGCGGGCTTCATCAAGGACATGACCGCAGGCCGCGGCTTTATCGCCCTTGCCGCTCTGATCTTTGCGAAATGGCGACCTTGGTATGCGCTCTGGGCCTGTCTGCTTTTTGGCCTGCTGCAAGCCGTGGCGATCCGCTATCAGAGCATTGATCTGGGGGGAATCACCATTCCGGTTCAGTTCATGGAGGCCCTGCCCTATATCCTGACTGTCGTGATCCTGGCCGGTTTCGTCGGCCGCGCGATCCCGCCAAAGGCCGGTGGCGAGCCCTATGTGAAGGAAAGATAG
- a CDS encoding ABC transporter ATP-binding protein, which yields MSVDTQKGRPDLAALPDQAPALELRGISKAFGPVQANKDISISVQPGTIHGIIGENGAGKSTLMSILYGFYKADKGEIFIGGKQTVIPDSQAAIAAGIGMVFQHFKLVENFSVLENIILGAEDGALLNTSLGKARKELAHLAKEYELNVDPDEVIENLSVGHQQRVEILKALYRQAEILILDEPTGVLTPAEADQLFRILDRLRSEGKTIILITHKLREIMEYTDTVSVMRRGEMTATVKTSDTNPEQLAELMVGRKVLLRVDKKPATPGANVLEIDGLNVVDEQGVRRVKDVSLTLKAGEILGIAGVAGNGQSELLEVLGGYADGTGSVKLNGTELPLSGAGSDGQARRAAGIAHVPEDRQREGLIMDFAAWENSVFGYHNEPEFQSGMLMDNKGIQAKAAEQMERFDVRPRNANLSAKNFSGGNQQKIVVAREIERNPDLLLIGQPTRGVDIGAIEFIHQQIVELRDQGKAILLVSVELDEILSLSDRVAVMFDGQIMGERKASDTNERELGLLMAGVTGEDA from the coding sequence ATGTCTGTTGATACTCAAAAGGGGCGGCCTGATTTGGCCGCCCTTCCCGATCAAGCCCCTGCGCTGGAACTGCGTGGGATCTCTAAGGCCTTTGGGCCGGTTCAAGCGAACAAAGATATTTCGATTTCCGTTCAGCCGGGCACGATCCACGGCATCATCGGCGAGAACGGCGCGGGTAAATCCACTTTGATGTCAATCCTTTACGGCTTCTATAAGGCCGATAAGGGCGAGATTTTTATTGGCGGCAAACAAACCGTCATTCCAGACAGTCAGGCTGCGATTGCGGCGGGCATCGGCATGGTGTTTCAGCACTTTAAGCTGGTCGAGAACTTCTCGGTTCTGGAAAACATCATCCTTGGGGCCGAAGACGGCGCCCTGTTGAACACATCCCTTGGCAAAGCGCGCAAGGAACTGGCCCATCTGGCCAAAGAATATGAACTGAACGTGGACCCTGATGAGGTGATCGAGAACCTCTCGGTGGGCCACCAGCAGCGTGTCGAGATCCTGAAGGCGCTCTATCGTCAGGCCGAGATCCTGATTTTGGACGAACCCACCGGAGTTCTGACGCCTGCCGAAGCGGACCAATTGTTCCGCATCCTGGATCGTCTGCGCTCTGAGGGCAAAACGATCATCCTGATCACGCATAAACTGCGTGAGATCATGGAATATACCGACACGGTGAGCGTGATGCGCCGTGGTGAGATGACGGCGACTGTCAAAACGTCCGACACCAACCCCGAGCAACTCGCCGAGCTGATGGTGGGTCGAAAGGTGCTGTTGCGGGTCGATAAGAAACCCGCGACGCCTGGTGCAAATGTGCTGGAGATCGACGGCCTGAATGTGGTTGACGAACAAGGCGTTCGCCGCGTGAAAGACGTGAGCCTGACGCTTAAGGCGGGCGAAATCCTTGGGATCGCGGGCGTTGCCGGCAACGGCCAGTCCGAGCTTTTGGAAGTGCTGGGCGGCTATGCCGATGGCACGGGGTCTGTGAAACTGAACGGCACGGAATTGCCGCTGTCGGGCGCAGGCTCTGACGGTCAGGCGCGTCGCGCAGCGGGGATTGCTCATGTGCCAGAGGATCGTCAGCGCGAAGGCTTGATCATGGACTTTGCGGCCTGGGAAAACTCGGTTTTTGGCTACCACAACGAACCTGAATTCCAGTCCGGCATGTTGATGGACAACAAAGGCATTCAGGCGAAAGCGGCAGAGCAGATGGAACGCTTTGACGTGCGTCCGCGCAATGCCAACCTCTCGGCCAAGAACTTTTCCGGTGGCAACCAGCAAAAGATCGTCGTGGCGCGTGAAATCGAGCGTAACCCCGACCTTTTGCTGATCGGTCAACCCACACGTGGCGTGGATATCGGCGCGATTGAGTTCATCCACCAACAAATCGTAGAGTTGCGCGATCAGGGGAAAGCGATCCTTTTGGTCTCGGTCGAACTTGACGAGATCCTGTCGCTGTCTGACCGCGTGGCCGTGATGTTTGACGGCCAGATCATGGGCGAACGCAAAGCAAGTGACACAAATGAACGCGAGCTGGGCCTGTTGATGGCCGGCGTGACCGGGGAGGACGCGTAA
- a CDS encoding ABC transporter permease — protein MGKMPLWADAVLVPLFSLLLAAIVSALVIMGIGENPIEAFNLMVDGALKRSDGWGFTLYYTTNYIFTGLAVAVAFHARLFNIGGEGQAMLGGVGVALACLYIPWPHWTVALIGTSLFAAAFGAAWAYVPAILQAKRGSHIVITTIMFNYIAFSVLAYLLVEVLRPAGSMDPASATFPEATHLPSFHDMFAPEGSRLFRSAPANVSFFLALAACVGVWLLIWRTRLGYEIRSFGHSETAAKYAGISPVKITVIAMLISGGLAGMMAINTTMGESERLVLNFTEQAGFVGIAVALMGRNHPVGILVAALLFGFLQQGGAELALWTSIPRELIVVIQALVILFTGALDNMVRMPLERVFLALGKKEAN, from the coding sequence ATGGGTAAAATGCCTCTCTGGGCGGACGCCGTTCTGGTGCCGCTGTTCAGCCTGTTGCTGGCGGCGATCGTCAGTGCGCTGGTGATTATGGGGATCGGGGAAAACCCGATTGAAGCCTTTAATCTGATGGTCGATGGGGCGCTAAAGCGTTCCGATGGTTGGGGTTTCACGCTTTACTATACGACCAACTACATCTTTACCGGCCTTGCCGTGGCGGTCGCCTTCCATGCGCGTCTGTTCAATATCGGTGGCGAAGGTCAGGCAATGCTGGGCGGTGTGGGTGTGGCATTGGCGTGTCTTTACATCCCGTGGCCGCATTGGACGGTGGCGCTCATCGGTACAAGCCTTTTTGCGGCGGCATTCGGCGCGGCTTGGGCTTATGTGCCGGCAATCCTGCAAGCCAAGCGCGGCAGCCATATCGTGATCACCACGATCATGTTCAACTATATCGCCTTTTCTGTGCTGGCCTATCTGCTGGTCGAAGTCCTACGCCCTGCCGGGTCTATGGATCCAGCTTCCGCGACCTTCCCCGAAGCCACGCATCTGCCGAGCTTCCACGATATGTTCGCGCCGGAAGGCTCGCGCCTGTTCCGCTCGGCCCCTGCGAATGTGAGCTTCTTCCTCGCGCTTGCGGCCTGTGTAGGAGTCTGGTTGCTGATCTGGCGCACGCGTCTGGGGTACGAGATCCGCAGCTTTGGCCATTCGGAAACCGCGGCGAAATACGCAGGTATCTCGCCTGTTAAAATCACAGTCATCGCGATGCTGATCTCTGGCGGCCTTGCGGGCATGATGGCGATCAATACCACGATGGGTGAAAGCGAGCGGCTGGTTCTGAACTTTACCGAACAAGCGGGCTTTGTCGGGATCGCGGTGGCCCTGATGGGGCGCAACCATCCTGTGGGCATCCTCGTGGCGGCTTTGCTCTTTGGTTTCCTGCAGCAAGGCGGTGCAGAGCTGGCACTCTGGACCAGTATCCCGCGTGAGCTGATCGTGGTGATCCAGGCCCTCGTGATCCTCTTTACAGGAGCGCTCGACAATATGGTGCGTATGCCACTGGAACGCGTCTTTCTGGCGCTTGGTAAGAAGGAGGCGAACTGA
- a CDS encoding TIGR02186 family protein — protein sequence MLRLVSLLICLALPAMAQEGVVLGLSQNRVAITANFDGSEILVFGAVKREEAIPDGPPIEVIVTASGPKEPIVVRRKEKRFGIWVNTDSVTVDEAPSFYAVATSGPFDEIISSVEDLRHEISIRESIRSVGADMNIKDAQDFAEAVARIRENNGLYSLREGTVDVAEQTLFRTSIDMPANLTEGDYATRVFLLRDKQVVAAYETKIDVRKVGLERFLYNLSRQQPLIYGLLSLAIAIAAGWGASAFFRFVRQGS from the coding sequence ATGCTGCGTCTTGTGAGCCTTTTGATCTGCCTCGCCCTACCTGCCATGGCGCAAGAAGGCGTGGTGTTGGGCCTCAGCCAGAACCGCGTGGCAATCACGGCGAATTTCGACGGGTCCGAGATCCTCGTATTTGGCGCAGTGAAACGCGAAGAGGCCATCCCGGACGGCCCACCCATCGAAGTCATTGTCACAGCCTCAGGCCCGAAGGAACCTATTGTGGTGCGCCGCAAAGAAAAGCGGTTCGGGATCTGGGTGAACACGGACTCCGTCACGGTGGACGAAGCACCCAGTTTCTATGCCGTGGCCACCAGCGGGCCGTTTGATGAGATCATCAGCTCTGTCGAAGACCTACGGCACGAAATCTCGATCCGCGAGTCGATCCGCTCTGTTGGGGCGGATATGAACATCAAAGACGCTCAGGATTTTGCCGAGGCCGTTGCCCGTATCCGCGAGAACAACGGGCTGTATTCCCTGCGCGAAGGCACCGTGGATGTGGCCGAACAGACGCTGTTCCGAACCTCGATTGATATGCCGGCGAACCTGACCGAGGGCGACTACGCAACCCGCGTCTTCCTATTGCGCGACAAGCAGGTGGTGGCGGCCTATGAAACCAAAATCGACGTGCGCAAAGTGGGGCTAGAACGGTTCCTCTATAACCTCTCGCGCCAGCAACCGCTGATCTATGGTCTGTTGTCCCTGGCGATTGCGATTGCCGCTGGCTGGGGCGCGTCTGCCTTCTTCCGCTTTGTGCGGCAAGGCTCCTAA
- a CDS encoding BMP family lipoprotein produces the protein MTSMKHLFGAAAALALTAGLASAEPALIFDLGGKFDKSFNEAGYNGAQRWADETGGTYREIELSSEAQREQALRRFAEAGANPIITMGFAMTVPIETVAPEYPDTKFVNIDGWANLPNVQTVSFAEHEGSYLAGVMAAKASKSGTVGFIGGMDIPLIRKFACGYAQGVKSVNPDATVISNMTGTTPAAWNDPVKGSELTKAQIAEGADVVYAAAGGTGVGVLQTAADEGILSIGVDSNQNYLHSGQVLTSMLKRVDNTVYNALKAGADGLETGFIMMDLASEGVGVAFDEHNAPLVNDDMKMAVAAATDGIVSGSITVENYAASESCSVLEF, from the coding sequence ATGACCAGTATGAAACATCTTTTCGGCGCCGCCGCGGCACTCGCTCTGACCGCGGGCCTCGCCTCCGCAGAGCCTGCCTTGATCTTTGACCTTGGCGGCAAATTCGACAAATCCTTCAACGAAGCGGGCTATAATGGCGCGCAGCGTTGGGCGGATGAAACCGGCGGCACCTACCGCGAGATCGAGCTGTCCTCTGAAGCACAGCGTGAGCAAGCGCTGCGACGTTTCGCAGAAGCGGGCGCAAACCCAATCATCACCATGGGTTTCGCGATGACTGTTCCAATCGAGACCGTTGCGCCAGAATATCCTGACACCAAATTCGTGAACATCGATGGCTGGGCCAACCTGCCAAACGTTCAGACCGTGTCTTTTGCCGAGCACGAAGGGTCGTACCTTGCAGGCGTTATGGCAGCGAAAGCTTCCAAGTCCGGCACCGTTGGCTTCATCGGCGGCATGGATATCCCTCTGATCCGCAAGTTCGCATGTGGCTACGCCCAAGGTGTGAAATCTGTGAACCCAGACGCGACCGTCATTTCCAACATGACCGGCACAACTCCAGCAGCATGGAACGACCCTGTTAAAGGTTCCGAGCTGACCAAAGCGCAAATCGCTGAAGGCGCGGACGTTGTATACGCAGCGGCAGGCGGTACTGGCGTTGGTGTTCTGCAAACCGCAGCGGACGAAGGCATCCTGTCCATCGGTGTGGACAGCAATCAGAACTACCTGCACTCCGGTCAGGTTCTGACCTCGATGCTGAAGCGCGTGGACAACACCGTTTACAACGCCCTGAAAGCAGGCGCAGACGGTCTGGAAACTGGTTTCATCATGATGGATCTGGCATCCGAAGGTGTTGGCGTTGCCTTTGACGAGCACAACGCACCACTGGTCAATGACGACATGAAAATGGCTGTTGCAGCGGCAACCGATGGCATCGTTTCCGGCTCCATCACCGTTGAGAACTATGCAGCGTCCGAGTCCTGCTCTGTTCTGGAATTCTAA